The Schistocerca nitens isolate TAMUIC-IGC-003100 chromosome 7, iqSchNite1.1, whole genome shotgun sequence genome contains a region encoding:
- the LOC126194664 gene encoding cuticle protein 12.5-like, producing the protein MYKLLILSALVAAASAGYLGGYAAPAYAAPAYAAPVAAYAAPVAAVAHAPVAVAHAAPAVAVAHAPVASSVANTYRISQTARLAYAAPAVAHAPVAYAAPAVAHAPVAYAAPAYGYGRYTAAAPALGYGYGAYGYAAPALGYGHALVH; encoded by the coding sequence CTGATCCTGTCCGCGCTGGTGGCCGCCGCTTCCGCCGGCTACCTGGGAGGctacgccgcccccgcctacgccgcccccgcctacgccgcccccgtcgccgcctacgccgcccccgtcGCCGCCGTGGCGCACGCCCCCGTGGCTGTGGCCCACGCCGCCCCCGCTGTGGCCGTCGCGCACGCCCCGGTCGCCTCCTCCGTGGCCAACACGTACAGGATCTCGCAGACTGCCCGCctcgcctacgccgcccccgccgtggCTCACGCCCCcgtcgcctacgccgcccccgccgtggCCCACGCCCCcgtggcctacgccgcccccgcctacgGCTACGGCCGCTacaccgccgccgcccccgctctGGGCTACGGCTACGGAGCCTACGGCTACGCCGCCCCCGCTCTCGGCTACGGCCACGCCCTCGTCCATTAA